The proteins below are encoded in one region of Apium graveolens cultivar Ventura chromosome 4, ASM990537v1, whole genome shotgun sequence:
- the LOC141717890 gene encoding serine/threonine-protein kinase 12-like isoform X1: protein MSSRGDFSDDFDMQLIGNFLSFASRGDRVGLNMMLREGISPNVQDYDKRTALHLAASEGHASIVELLVQYKADVNLEDRWQRTPLTDARLYGHRDICRILEVNGGKDTIDHHSMTVRPEEGSYEVDIDMSELNMQYSTSIKQGVYGESEKVKWRGTWVVKTIFKREISHPVNMVLTATDNTTLRELRHPNILQFLGSILHGEEMILITEHLSEGNLDNILMKKNRLDLVTAMRYALDIARGMNYLHGHKPFPIVHNHLDPRNLLQDEGGHLKIGEYWVQMVYKRIPPNQDSSQRTNISGIINNSSNNTERDIQSFGFIFYEMLEGRHLKRSNSGLIDLMSADELKFPLSRCPVRLQQMIQKCTTKDPSIVKPTFGVIIDMLEEVSLRLGKGACPVC, encoded by the exons ATGTCCAGTCGTGGCGATTTCTCGGACGACTTTGACATGCAATTAATCGGAAACTTCCTGAGTTTCGCTTCGAGAGGAGACAGAGTTGGACTTAACATGATGCTGAGAGAAGGCATTTCTCCTAATGTCCAGGATTATGATAAGAGAACTGCTCTGCATCTTGCAGCTAGTGAAGGACATGCCTCCATTGTCGAGCTCCTCGTGCAATACAAAGCTGATGTTAACCTGGAAGATCGGTGGCAACGAACT CCCTTGACAGATGCAAGGCTATATGGACACCGTGACATATGCAGAATCCTTGAAGTGAATGGTGGAAAAGATACTATCGATCATCATTCAATG ACAGTTCGTCCAGAAGAAGGATCATATGAAGTGGATATTGACATGTCAGAACTTAATATGCAGTATTCGACATCAATCAAGCAG GGCGTGTACGGCGAGTCCGAAAAGGTCAAGTGGCGTGGAACATGGGTTGTAAAAACAATATTCAAAAGAGAGATATCTCACCCTGTTAACAT GGTGTTGACTGCAACGGATAACACTACTTTGAGGGAACTTCGCCATCCTAATATATTGCAGTTTCTTGGATCTATTTTGCACGGTGAAGAGATGATCCTTATCACAGAACATCTATCAGAA GGAAATCTGGATAACATTTTGATGAAGAAAAATCGGCTTGACCTGGTTACGGCTATGCGCTATGCACTTGACATTGCTCG GGGAATGAATTATCTTCATGGGCACAAGCCCTTTCCTATTGTGCACAATCATTTGGATCCAAG AAACTTATTGCAAGATGAAGGTGGCCATCTAAAAATTGGTGAATATTGGGTCCAGATGGTTTATAAACGGATACCGCCTAATCAAGATAGCT CCCAGAGGACCAATATTTCTGGCATCATTAACAATTCATCAAATAATACAGAGAGAGATATTCAATCGTTTGGATTCATTTTCTATGAG ATGCTTGAGGGAAGACATCTTAAAAGATCAAACTCAGGCCTGATTGATCTCATGTCTGCTGATGAATTGAAATTCCCTTTAAGTCGGTGCCCTGTAAGACTCCAACA
- the LOC141717889 gene encoding protein DETOXIFICATION 14-like isoform X2, which yields MEEELLVSVKNESENGKLDRFVEEMKKMSYIAMPMVLVTVSQNLLRVISMMMVGHLGQLSLSGAAVATSLTNVTGFSLMFGLASASETLCGQAYGAEQFKKLGVYTYGAIISLLVLCIPVSFLWLYMDEFLVLIGQDPLISLEAGKYAMWLIPTLFPYAILQLLVRYLQSQSLILPMVLSSIAALVLHIPLCWALVFKFNLGSSGAALSLGFSHWLNVILLGIYVKYSSSCEKTRVSFSNDVFLNIGEFFRFAIPSAVMVCLEWWSFELIILLAGKLENPQLETSVLSICFTVTALHYYIPYSFGAAASTRVSNALGAGNPNAAHKATMTVMVLGAAEVIAAVSVLYCCRDVLGYAFGYEQEVVDYVKDMTPIICLSMIMDSLQAVVSGIARGTGWQHIGAYVNLGAYYVVGIPVALISGFVLQFGGKGLWLGFLGGALVQCIMLSVITSCTDWRKQDLFNS from the exons ATGGAAGAAGAGCTGTTAGTAAGTGTGAAAAATGAAAGTGAGAATGGTAAGTTGGATAGATTTGTTGAagagatgaagaagatgagttacATAGCCATGCCTATGGTGCTGGTCACCGTCTCTCAGAACCTGTTGCGTGTCATTTCCATGATGATGGTTGGTCACCTCGGTCAACTTTCGCTCTCTGGCGCTGCCGTCGCTACTTCTCTCACTAATGTTACCGGCTTTAGCCTTATG TTTGGACTGGCTAGCGCGTCAGAGACATTGTGTGGACAAGCTTATGGAGCAGAGCAATTTAAAAAGCTTGGAGTTTATACCTACGGTGCCATTATCTCTCTCCTTGTACTTTGTATACCTGTATCTTTCTTATGGCTATACATGGATGAATTCCTTGTATTGATTGGCCAAGACCCTTTAATCTCGCTTGAAGCTGGCAAATACGCAATGTGGCTAATTCCTACACTGTTTCCCTATGCTATACTTCAACTACTTGTTCGCTACTTGCAGTCACAGAGTCTGATCCTCCCAATGGTCTTGAGCTCAATTGCTGCTCTAGTTTTACATATACCTCTTTGTTGGGCATTAGTATTCAAGTTTAATTTAGGAAGCAGTGGAGCAGCTTTATCCCTTGGTTTTTCACATTGGCTGAATGTAATCTTGCTTGGAATTTATGTGAAATACTCGTCGTCCTGTGAAAAGACTCGTGTCTCCTTCTCAAATGATGTTTTTTTGAATATCGGGGAGTTCTTTCGCTTTGCTATTCCTTCTGCTGTCATGGTCTG TCTAGAATGGTGGTCATTTGAGCTAATAATATTGCTTGCTGGAAAATTGGAAAATCCCCAACTGGAGACTTCAGTTCTTTCAATATG CTTTACGGTGACTGCACTACACTATTATATACCATATTCTTTTGGGGCTGCTGCCAG TACTCGAGTGTCGAATGCACTTGGCGCTGGAAATCCAAATGCTGCTCATAAAGCGACAATGACTGTAATGGTTCTTGGAGCAGCAGAGGTTATTGCTGCAGTTTCAGTTCTTTACTGCTGCCGTGATGTTCTTGGATATGCATTTGGTTATGAACAGGAAGTTGTGGACTATGTCAAAGATATGACACCAATTATATGTCTTTCCATGATAATGGACAGCTTACAAGCTGTAGTTTCAG GAATTGCTAGGGGAACAGGTTGGCAACATATTGGAGCCTATGTAAATCTTGGAGCATATTATGTAGTTGGGATACCAGTAGCCCTGATATCTGGTTTCGTTCTGCAATTTGGAGGAAAGGGCCTTTGGTTAGGTTTTCTTGGAGGAGCACTGGTGCAATGTATTATGCTTTCTGTCATAACGAGTTGCACAGACTGGCGAAAACAG GACTTGTTCAATAGCTGA
- the LOC141717890 gene encoding serine/threonine-protein kinase 12-like isoform X2 — MSSRGDFSDDFDMQLIGNFLSFASRGDRVGLNMMLREGISPNVQDYDKRTALHLAASEGHASIVELLVQYKADVNLEDRWQRTPLTDARLYGHRDICRILEVNGGKDTIDHHSMTVRPEEGSYEVDIDMSELNMQYSTSIKQGVYGESEKVKWRGTWVVKTIFKREISHPVNMVLTATDNTTLRELRHPNILQFLGSILHGEEMILITEHLSEGNLDNILMKKNRLDLVTAMRYALDIARGMNYLHGHKPFPIVHNHLDPRNLLQDEGGHLKIGEYWVQMVYKRIPPNQDSSQRTNISGIINNSSNNTERDIQSFGFIFYEMLEGRHLKRSNSGLIDLMSADELKFPLSRCPVRLQHCFAFIVGTEVRLYLFRET; from the exons ATGTCCAGTCGTGGCGATTTCTCGGACGACTTTGACATGCAATTAATCGGAAACTTCCTGAGTTTCGCTTCGAGAGGAGACAGAGTTGGACTTAACATGATGCTGAGAGAAGGCATTTCTCCTAATGTCCAGGATTATGATAAGAGAACTGCTCTGCATCTTGCAGCTAGTGAAGGACATGCCTCCATTGTCGAGCTCCTCGTGCAATACAAAGCTGATGTTAACCTGGAAGATCGGTGGCAACGAACT CCCTTGACAGATGCAAGGCTATATGGACACCGTGACATATGCAGAATCCTTGAAGTGAATGGTGGAAAAGATACTATCGATCATCATTCAATG ACAGTTCGTCCAGAAGAAGGATCATATGAAGTGGATATTGACATGTCAGAACTTAATATGCAGTATTCGACATCAATCAAGCAG GGCGTGTACGGCGAGTCCGAAAAGGTCAAGTGGCGTGGAACATGGGTTGTAAAAACAATATTCAAAAGAGAGATATCTCACCCTGTTAACAT GGTGTTGACTGCAACGGATAACACTACTTTGAGGGAACTTCGCCATCCTAATATATTGCAGTTTCTTGGATCTATTTTGCACGGTGAAGAGATGATCCTTATCACAGAACATCTATCAGAA GGAAATCTGGATAACATTTTGATGAAGAAAAATCGGCTTGACCTGGTTACGGCTATGCGCTATGCACTTGACATTGCTCG GGGAATGAATTATCTTCATGGGCACAAGCCCTTTCCTATTGTGCACAATCATTTGGATCCAAG AAACTTATTGCAAGATGAAGGTGGCCATCTAAAAATTGGTGAATATTGGGTCCAGATGGTTTATAAACGGATACCGCCTAATCAAGATAGCT CCCAGAGGACCAATATTTCTGGCATCATTAACAATTCATCAAATAATACAGAGAGAGATATTCAATCGTTTGGATTCATTTTCTATGAG ATGCTTGAGGGAAGACATCTTAAAAGATCAAACTCAGGCCTGATTGATCTCATGTCTGCTGATGAATTGAAATTCCCTTTAAGTCGGTGCCCTGTAAGACTCCAACA
- the LOC141717889 gene encoding protein DETOXIFICATION 14-like isoform X1, with the protein MEEELLVSVKNESENGKLDRFVEEMKKMSYIAMPMVLVTVSQNLLRVISMMMVGHLGQLSLSGAAVATSLTNVTGFSLMFGLASASETLCGQAYGAEQFKKLGVYTYGAIISLLVLCIPVSFLWLYMDEFLVLIGQDPLISLEAGKYAMWLIPTLFPYAILQLLVRYLQSQSLILPMVLSSIAALVLHIPLCWALVFKFNLGSSGAALSLGFSHWLNVILLGIYVKYSSSCEKTRVSFSNDVFLNIGEFFRFAIPSAVMVCLEWWSFELIILLAGKLENPQLETSVLSICFTVTALHYYIPYSFGAAASTRVSNALGAGNPNAAHKATMTVMVLGAAEVIAAVSVLYCCRDVLGYAFGYEQEVVDYVKDMTPIICLSMIMDSLQAVVSGIARGTGWQHIGAYVNLGAYYVVGIPVALISGFVLQFGGKGLWLGFLGGALVQCIMLSVITSCTDWRKQARKARERIFENELTNGLVQ; encoded by the exons ATGGAAGAAGAGCTGTTAGTAAGTGTGAAAAATGAAAGTGAGAATGGTAAGTTGGATAGATTTGTTGAagagatgaagaagatgagttacATAGCCATGCCTATGGTGCTGGTCACCGTCTCTCAGAACCTGTTGCGTGTCATTTCCATGATGATGGTTGGTCACCTCGGTCAACTTTCGCTCTCTGGCGCTGCCGTCGCTACTTCTCTCACTAATGTTACCGGCTTTAGCCTTATG TTTGGACTGGCTAGCGCGTCAGAGACATTGTGTGGACAAGCTTATGGAGCAGAGCAATTTAAAAAGCTTGGAGTTTATACCTACGGTGCCATTATCTCTCTCCTTGTACTTTGTATACCTGTATCTTTCTTATGGCTATACATGGATGAATTCCTTGTATTGATTGGCCAAGACCCTTTAATCTCGCTTGAAGCTGGCAAATACGCAATGTGGCTAATTCCTACACTGTTTCCCTATGCTATACTTCAACTACTTGTTCGCTACTTGCAGTCACAGAGTCTGATCCTCCCAATGGTCTTGAGCTCAATTGCTGCTCTAGTTTTACATATACCTCTTTGTTGGGCATTAGTATTCAAGTTTAATTTAGGAAGCAGTGGAGCAGCTTTATCCCTTGGTTTTTCACATTGGCTGAATGTAATCTTGCTTGGAATTTATGTGAAATACTCGTCGTCCTGTGAAAAGACTCGTGTCTCCTTCTCAAATGATGTTTTTTTGAATATCGGGGAGTTCTTTCGCTTTGCTATTCCTTCTGCTGTCATGGTCTG TCTAGAATGGTGGTCATTTGAGCTAATAATATTGCTTGCTGGAAAATTGGAAAATCCCCAACTGGAGACTTCAGTTCTTTCAATATG CTTTACGGTGACTGCACTACACTATTATATACCATATTCTTTTGGGGCTGCTGCCAG TACTCGAGTGTCGAATGCACTTGGCGCTGGAAATCCAAATGCTGCTCATAAAGCGACAATGACTGTAATGGTTCTTGGAGCAGCAGAGGTTATTGCTGCAGTTTCAGTTCTTTACTGCTGCCGTGATGTTCTTGGATATGCATTTGGTTATGAACAGGAAGTTGTGGACTATGTCAAAGATATGACACCAATTATATGTCTTTCCATGATAATGGACAGCTTACAAGCTGTAGTTTCAG GAATTGCTAGGGGAACAGGTTGGCAACATATTGGAGCCTATGTAAATCTTGGAGCATATTATGTAGTTGGGATACCAGTAGCCCTGATATCTGGTTTCGTTCTGCAATTTGGAGGAAAGGGCCTTTGGTTAGGTTTTCTTGGAGGAGCACTGGTGCAATGTATTATGCTTTCTGTCATAACGAGTTGCACAGACTGGCGAAAACAG GCAAGGAAGGCGAGGGAAAGAATATTTGAGAATGAATTAACAAACG GACTTGTTCAATAG